Proteins from a genomic interval of Fundulus heteroclitus isolate FHET01 chromosome 21, MU-UCD_Fhet_4.1, whole genome shotgun sequence:
- the LOC105920655 gene encoding importin-4 — translation MTEELEQILLRLTQPDNAVIQQATAQLQQAFKDPAIIPALCAVMSGSQNPEIRQSATVMLRLRVKKHWNKINPNDRESLKAVVLQAFTMETEHKVQHSLSQLCAVMVKHETPDRWPALLQLLNQSTKSTNPHDRQIGLLLLNKVIESNPEPFKPYYCQLLQLFSAVLQDYNNPTALYYCILTLTAITAYTGTEEMKQMRAIIPSLIAALKHLIKADQVQASEALEVLIELMEIEVSIIVPHITDIVRFCLEVGSDTALSDSLRVKALSCITFLIKLKSNTVLKQKLLGPILQSIFPILTAVPSPGEQDPEDEEDDGGDPTDSDNPKHGAAQMIDTMALHMPPEKLFHHLLPLTQACLTSENPYQKKGGLMCLAVLAEGCADYIRSKMLSSVLQTVCQSLTDSDRVVRSAALFALGQFSEHLQPEVSKYCAELMPLLLGYLSSLNEAKIGHVTKAFYALENFMENLGSDIEPYLPTLMETMLSALINAESLKIKELAMSAIGAIANAAKEMLVPYFPPVIESLKGFLTATTEEMRPLQNQSLDTLAVLARTIGKDVFSPLAAECIQLGLNLTDAIDDPDLRRCTYGLYSAVSTVSPESLTPHLVAITTVMQLALKSSEGVTAHLEEDKTFLLLDDDDDDDDEKDNNKNKAGKTEEDCLEDEPETDIHDVAGFSVENAYIDEKEDACDALGEIALNTGAAFQPFLESSFQQVFEMRDFPHEDVRRAALGALGQFCQAQHKVWAENHSETNHQALLKLLDVVLPCFFETVRTDRERLVVMGVLEAMNGVIKSCKGEVFKNPSHLKEISHLIRDVLKKKTACQGSGNDEADDEDQQAEYDAMLQEFAGEGIPLVTSSVPADKFAPYLNDLLPLIMSKAKSSCTVADRSFSVGTIGEILHALVTAPAGRSVAARLSNRLLPVLVAGVKDGDAEVRNNSVFGLGCLAQAAGPLIVSDYPMMLSVFSNMLGKESDLRVIDNLCAALCRMIMSNVDAVPLEQVVPALVSHLPLKEDQEENQTVLSCLTLLYKHSPALVVKVMKPVVAASCHVVGHKDVNQETQSCAVALMKELAQKHGAEFQAAAASLPAEQRAKVAVAVSSS, via the exons ATTCGCCAGTCGGCTACAGTGATGCTGAGGTTAAGGGTGAAGAAGCACTGGAACAAGATCAACCCCAACGACAGAGAGAG CCTCAAAGCAGTGGTGCTGCAAGCCTTCACCATGGAAACAGA GCACAAGGTGCAGCACTCTCTCTCCCAGCTGTGCGCGGTGATGGTCAAACACGAAACACCGGACCGCTGGCccgctctgctgcagctcctcaaccAGTCCACCAAGAGCACAAATCCTCACGACCGACAG attggcctcctgcTGCTGAACAAGGTCATAGAGTCCAATCCTGAGCCCTTCAAGCCTTACTACtgccagctgctgcagctgttcAGCGCCGTGCTGCAGGACTACAACAACCCCACCGCGCTGTACTACTGCATCCTCACGCTGACCGCCATAACGGCCTACACCGGCACCGAAGAGATG AAGCAAATGCGCGCCATCATTCCGAGCCTGATCGCTGCTCTAAAACACCTCATCAAGGCAGATCAG GTCCAAGCCAGTGAAGCCTTGGAGGTGTTAATTGAGCTCATGGAGATCGAAGTGTCCATCATTGTGCCCCACATTACAGACATCGTCCGCTTCTGCCTGGAA gtgGGCAGTGACACAGCACTGAGTGACTCTCTACGAGTTAAAGCGCTCTCCTGCATCACCTTCCTCATCAAGCTGAAAAGTAAC ACGGTGCTGAAGCAGAAGCTGCTGGGTCCCATCCTGCAGAGCATCTTCCCCATTCTGACGGCGGTGCCCTCACCTGGCGAGCAGGACCCCgaggatgaagaggatgatGGCGGGGACCCCACCGACAGCGATAACCCCAAACACGGCGCCGCTCAG atgatcGACACCATGGCGCTCCACATGCCTCCAGAGAAACTGTTCCATCACCTT CTCCCCCTCACCCAGGCCTGCCTCACCAGTGAGAACCCGTACCAAAAGAAGGGCGGCCTCATGTGTCTTGCTGTGCTGGCTGAGGGATGTGCAGACTACATTCGCTCCAA GATGCTGTCGTCGGTGCTGCAGACCGTCTGCCAGAGTCTGACGGACAGCGACAGGGTGGTGCGCAGCGCCGCCCTCTTTGCTCTGGGCCAATTCTCAGAACATCTACAG CCTGAAGTCAGCAAGTACTGCGCCGAGTTGATGCCTTTGCTGCTGGGGTACCTGTCGTCTCTGAACGAGGCCAAAATTGGCCACGTCACCAAAGCCTTTTATGCTCTGGAGAACTTCATGGAGAACCTGG GTTCAGATATTGAACCCTACCTTCCCACCTTGATGGAGACCATGCTGTCTGCCCTCATCAACGCAGAGAGCCTGAAAATAAAAGAGCTGGCCATGTCTGCCATTGGCGCTATAG CTAATGCAGCCAAGGAGATGCTGGTTCCCTATTTCCCTCCAGTGATCGAAAGCCTGAAAGGTTTCCTCACCGCCACCACGGAGGAGATGAGGCCTCTGCAAAATCAGTCCCTCG ACACTCTGGCTGTCCTGGCCCGCACCATCGGCAAAGATGTCTTCAGTCCCCTCGCTGCAGAATGCATTCAGCTCGGCCTCAACCTCACCGACGCCATCGACGACCCTGACCTGAGACGCTGCAC GTATGGTCTGTATTCGGCCGTGTCCACAGTCAGCCCCGAGAGCCTGACCCCCCACCTCGTTGCCATCACAACCGTGATGCAGCTCGCCCTGAAGTCCAGCGAAGGAGTCACG GCGCACCTCGAAGAGGACAAGACCTTCCTCCTGCTCGATGATGACGACGACGACGATGACGAGaaggacaacaacaaaaacaaagcaggaaaaacCGAAGAGGACTGTTTGGAGGACGAGCCGGAGACGGACATCCACGACGTGGCAGG GTTCAGCGTGGAAAACGCCTACATCGATGAGAAGGAGGACGCCTGTGACGCCTTGGGAGAGATCGCCTTAAACACAGG CGCCGCCTTCCAGCCTTTCCTGGAGTCCAGCTTCCAGCAGGTCTTCGAGATGAGAGAC TTTCCTCATGAGGACGTCCGCCGGGCAGCGCTGGGCGCTCTGGGTCAGTTCTGTCAAGCTCAGCACAAAGTGTGGGCTGAGAATCACTCAGAGACCAACCACCAGG CCCTGTTGAAGCTGCTGGACGTGGTTCTCCCATGCTTCTTTGAGACGGTGCGGACGGACCGCGAGCGTCTGGTGGTGATGGGCGTCCTGGAAGCCATGAACGGCGTGATCAAGTCCTGCAAGGGGGAGGTTTTCAAAAACCCCTCCCACCTCAAGGAGATCAGCCACCTGATCCGTGacgtgctgaaaaaaaag ACCGCTTGCCAAGGCAGTGGCAACGATGAAGCTGATGATGAAGACCAGCAG GCCGAGTACGACGCCATGCTCCAGGAGTTTGCAGGAGAAGGGATTCCTCTGGTGACCTCCAGTGTTCCTGCAGACAAGTTTGCTCCGTACCTTAATGACCTGCTGCCTCTCATCATGAGCAAAGCT AAATCGTCCTGCACGGTGGCTGATCGCTCCTTCTCTGTGGGGACCATCGGGGAAATCCTCCACGCTCTGGTGACGGCGCCAGCAGGCCGGAGTGTGGCAGCGCGACTCTCCAACCGCCTCCTCCCCGTGCTCGTGGCCGGAGTGAAGGACGGCGACGCCGAGGTCCGCAACAACAGCGTGTTTGGGCTGGGATGCCTGGCTCAGGCAGCCGGGCCGCTCATCGTGTC AGACTACCCCATGATGCTGTCGGTGTTTTCAAACATGCTGGGCAAGGAGTCCGACCTCAGGGTCATCGACAACCTGTGCGCTGCCCTCTGCCGGATGATCATGAGCAACGTGGACGCCGTCCCCCTGGAGCAG GTCGTGCCTGCTCTGGTGTCCCATCTTCCCCTTAAAGAGGATCAGGAGGAGAACCAGACGGTGTTGAGCTGCCTGACGTTGCTCTACAAGCACAGTCCTGCCCTG GTGGTGAAGGTGATGAAGCCCGTCGTCGCTGCTTCCTGCCATGTCGTCGGCCACAAGGACGTCAATCAAG AAACCCAGAGCTGTGCGGTAGCTCTGATGAAAGAATTGGCCCAGAAGCACGGCGCAGAGTTCCAAGCAGCAGCCGCCTCCCTTCCTGCAGAGCAGCGAGCCAAAGTCGCCGTGGCCGTCAGCTCCTCATAG